In Montipora capricornis isolate CH-2021 unplaced genomic scaffold, ASM3666992v2 scaffold_508, whole genome shotgun sequence, one genomic interval encodes:
- the LOC138036874 gene encoding uncharacterized protein yields MGRKRYYCSHCDDFVSRGTRSRHLKQIAERKESVSEAESDSISDVETSSEVQRSEIRDSFENHEECFREDLASGEGGYSVSEEDSNKNPESYLANLDEEDRRLFDEEYIHKSIGEPDDEEGLYHEQLLHNVSQEVWDDLLEENILDDLDESNFPGAMETDTESFNRNILINWLLLFICYWWTYCNIADRGIEILLKFFHAFFSVLAERIPWMALFAASFPSTLYMLKKYFGLHKDYFQKFVVCPKCNSLYNYDSAYETVGGRRVSRKCSFVEFPNHRQRAHRKSCNEVLLKEVKLQDGKLKLYPKKVYCYNSIIETLKLFLQRPAFASRCELWRARERTSVANLLSDVIHGTVWRDFKGPDGSRFMSHQRNFALMMNVDWFQPFKHSPYSVGVIYLALMNLPRGERYKRENIIVVGIIPGPGEPSSLNPFLVPLVSELKELWEDGIEVCHSGSPRIPEKFFAALLLVACDVPAARKLCGFLGHGARRGCSKCKKEFIPGEHFGTKMNFGGFENCMPRTNIEHRCEAQEILAEDTYQGRENKQTKYGTRYTELMKLEYFDCIRFTIIDPMHNLFLGTAKHLMKNVWLPNKILKQNDLKSIQELIDNMKVPSNMGRIPNKIASNFASFTSEQWKLWTVVYSEFALKKYLPSEDYKLWLLFVKACRILTVPIITYRSLPVAHTSLMQFCKKFETKYGQLEVTPNMHLHSHLINCVVDYGPVHNFWLFSFERFNGVLGDFKTNQRAVEIQLMRKFLRNQDIRDLPFPSLFKEQLGPVFSQMKTSVMDPVYDVSSAAEHLFLSQGPVTKGNLWFDTALLSCISPHRMDYLDDDELNYLLHSYSAFLQGVEFQNGTAIFDRYAGVEFLGERYGSLDSRSERSSYIIAPWVGVDGNIDPTTCNARPGVVSYYVRQNVFLDGEWRTLIMARVNWFQEHPERHMHHSGTTEIWCKDIFEPFGPASFIPVQRIQCKFVGTVQKWKRENVLFVLPLERSMYL; encoded by the exons ATGGGAAGAAAGAGGTATTACTGCAGTCACTGTGATGACTTTGTAAGTCGAGGTACGCGATCGAGACATCTCAAACAAATCGCAGAGAGAAAGGAATCTGTCTCAGAAGCTGAAAGTGACAGTATTAGCGACGTCGAGACAAGTTCTGAAGTTCAGCGCTCGGAAATCCGCGATAGTTTTGAGAATCATGAAGAATGTTTCAGGGAAGATTTAGCCAGTGGTGAAGGGGGTTATAGTGTTTCTGAAG AGGACAGTAACAAGAATCCAGAGTCCTACCTTGCAAATCTAGATGAAGAAGATAGGAGGTTATTTGATGAAGAATATATTCACAAATCCATTGGGGAACCAGATGATGAGGAAGGTTTATATCATGAGCAGTTATTGCATAATGTAAGTCAAGAGGTATGGGATGATTTATTAGAAGAAAACATTTTGGACGACCTGGATGAATCAAACTTTCCTGGAGCCATGGAGACCGATACTGAATCATTCAACAGGAACATCCTCATCAACTGGCTGCTTCTTTTCATTTGTTACTGGTGGACATACTGTAACATTGCTGATCGCGGAATAGAAATCTTACTCAAGTTCtttcatgcatttttttctgttttggctgAGCGAATCCCATGGATGGCATTATTTGCAGCATCATTTCCATCCACTCTGTACatgttgaagaaatattttggtCTTCATAAGGACtattttcaaaagtttgttgtTTGTCCAAAGTGCAACTCTCTCTACAATTATGACTCTGCCTATGAGACAGTAGGTGGAAGGAGAGTGTCACGGAAATGCTCCTTTGTGGAATTTCCAAACCACAGACAAAGAGCCCATCGAAAGTCATGCAATGAAGTTCTTTTGAAGGAGGTCAAGCTTCAAGACGGAAAACTGAAACTGTACCCCAAAAAGGTTTACTGCTACAATAGTATTATTGAAACACTAAAACTTTTTCTCCAACGCCCTGCTTTTGCATCACGGTGTGAACTGTGGAGAGCAAGAGAGAGGACCAGCGTGGCAAATTTACTGAGTGATGTGATCCATGGTACTGTCTGGAGAGATTTCAAGGGACCAGATGGTTCACGCTTTATGAGCCATCAACGCAACTTCGCTTTAATGATGAATGTTGATTGGTTCCAGCCATTTAAACATTCCCCATACAGTGTAGGGGTCATTTATCTTGCCTTGATGAACTTACCTCGTGGGGAGAGATACAAAAGAGAGAACATTATTGTTGTTGGAATTATCCCTGGCCCTGGTGAACCATCAAGTCTCAATCCTTTTTTAGTTCCCCTTGTTTCAGAACTGAAAGAGCTCTGGGAAGATGGAATTGAAGTTTGTCATTCTGGATCACCTAGGATACCAGAGAAATTTTTTGCTGCTCTATTGTTAGTGGCCTGTGATGTCCCCGCAGCAAGAAAATTGTGTGGTTTTTTGGGTCATGGTGCAAGAAGAGGCTGCTCAAAATGCAAGAAAGAATTCATTCCGGGTGAACATTTTGGCACAAAGATGAACTTTGGGGGATTTGAAAATTGCATGCCACGTACAAACATAGAGCATCGCTGTGAAGCCCAAGAAATACTTGCTGAGGACACTTATCAAGGACGAGAAAATAAGCAAACAAAATATGGTACAAGATACACTGAACTTATGAAACTGGAGTACTTTGATTGTATCAGATTTACAATAATTGACCCAATGCACAATTTATTCCTTGGAACTGCCAAGCATCTGATGAAAAATGTTTGGCtaccaaataaaattttgaAGCAGAATGATCTCAAGTCTATCCAAGAATTGATCGATAACATGAAAGTACCATCCAACATGGGAAGGATTCCAAACAAGATTGCATCAAATTTTGCTAGCTTTACATCTGAGCAGTGGAAGTTGTGGACTGTTGTTTACTCAGAGTTTGCCCTGAAAAAGTATCTCCCTTCTGAAGACTATAAACTGTGGCTCTTGTTTGTGAAGGCTTGCCGCATATTAACTGTTCCTATTATAACTTATCGCTCCCTTCCTGTGGCCCATACATCACTAATGCAATTCTgcaagaaatttgaaacaaaatatggACAGTTGGAAGTCACTCCCAACATGCACCTGCATTCCCACTTAATCAACTGTGTTGTGGATTATGGACCAGTGCATAATTTCTGGCTTTTTTCATTTGAACGATTCAATGGTGTCCTGGGGGACTTCAAGACCAATCAGAGAGCAGTTGAAATTCAATTGATGCGAAAGTTTCTACGGAACCAAGATATCAGGGACCTCCCATTTCCAAGTCTATTTAAGGAACAACTTGGACCTGTCTTCAGTCAAATGAAGACTTCTGTTATGGATCCTGTTTATGATGTCAGTTCTGCTGCAGAACACTTATTCCTATCACAGGGTCCAGTAACAAAGGGAAACCTTTGGTTTGACACTGCATTGTTGTCTTGCATTTCACCACACAGAATGGATTaccttgatgatgatgaactgaATTATCTTTTGCATTCATACTCAGCATTTCTTCAAGGAGTCGAATTCCAGAATGGAACAGCCATATTTGATCGGTATGCTGGGGTTGAATTTTTGGGGGAGCGTTATGGTTCACTTGACTCAAGAAGTGAGCGGTCTTCCTACATCATTGCACCCTGGGTAGGAGTAGATGGAAACATTGATCCAACCACATGTAATGCAAGGCCTGGTGTAGTGAGCTACTATGTAAGGCAGAATGTTTTTCTTGATGGTGAATGGAGAACTCTTATTATGGCCAGAGTTAACTGGTTTCAGGAACATCCTGAAAGACACATGCATCACAGTGGCACTACGGAGATATGGTGCAAGGACATCTTTGAACCATTCGGTCCAGCCTCATTTATTCCTGTTCAAAGGATTCAGTGCAAATTTGTTGGAACTGTGCAAAAATGGAAGCGGGAAAATGTTCTCTTTGTTTTGCCACTTGAAAGGAGCATGTACCTGTGA